The Aerococcus christensenii genome segment CATTTAACAACTTCTTGATGACGGATGGAATCATCTTTGACAATACGAACGATTTGAATGATTAAAGCAACGAGTCCTCCTACACAAGCTCCTAGCAAAAGATTTATCCAATGAATAGGAGAAACTGGCCTTTTATTCACTTTAGCTGGAGTGAGTAAAGTCACTTGATCCACAGGAATTACTTTGGGAACTTCTGCAATAAAACGATCCGATACTTTTTGGGCGAGATCAGCTGCCCTTTGGGGATTACTATCTGACACATGTAACTGAACCACCGTAGATTGCTCATCGGTCTCTAACTGAATCTTCTTGCTCAGCTCCTCCCCCGATAATTGATAGGTCTTGGCAATCTCATCCAAAACCAGCGGCGTATGAACTAAATCGCCATATGTTTTGATCAGATCTAAACCTCCATCTTGTCCTGTTTGATCCGCATTGCCTCTTTTTATCGCAATCTGGGTATGCGATTGATAGACTTCCGGCGCCAAAAGGAAGCTGTAAACACTCATCCCTAACACTCCCAGTAAGACGCCTAAGTAGATAGGCAGCCATTTCTGTTTAGTTCTTCGCCATATCTTCTTCACTGAATACTTTGCTGAATGATTCATGATGTACTTTCCTACTCCCTTTAGGCTTATAATACCATATCTATGCTTTATAATCTAAACCATTTCTCAAAGAAATGAACGGCTTTATTTTCTAAGAAATGCGGTAATTGGAGAACCGTTTCTCCATTGACTAACGCTTTAGCATTCTCCTGCAAATTAAAAGAAAAATCATTGCCATATTCTTTTGCTATCAATCGATAGGCTTGCTTTAAACGATAATCTCGTGCGCATTCCGCAAAAGATCCCATCGATGTCACCAGTCCATGATTTAATAACCAACGCGTGTTCTTTTCTGGGTCTTTTCCTACTTCTCCTAAATAAGCGTTGGCAGAAATTTGAAAACAGCACCCTTGATCCACTAAATTATACAACCATTCAGAATTTCCCATGAGTGCTTTATTCTTTTCAACACCTACTAAGACTGGTAAAATTTCTTGATTCAAACACGCAAATAAAAACGGTTGAAGGCCTTCTGCTGTCACATCTTCTGATAATTCAACCAAAAGATAACGATTATTCAAATCCATATAGAGCAAATTCTCAAAGTCTAACTCGCCCTCAAAGGGTTCCTCTATTTTTAAAATTTGCCCAGGGAAAACCACCACAGAGATGCCTCGCCGATCGAGCTGCTCTTGAAATCGAGAAATTCTTTGCATTGCCTTTTCTGTTTGGGATAATTCACCTTCATATCTCTTTGTCATTAAGAGATGCGTAACGCCGCTCTTCCACGCTTGATTCACTAAATCTAGACTCTTTTCAAAAGCTTCTTGACTATCCTCTTGTAGTGAACAGCAAGCTACATCTACTAGCATTTTGATCCCCCTATTTCCATGTTTGACTTTCGATTAAACGCCCTTTCTCATCGTAAACCACCTTAATATCAAAAGGTGTCTGTCCCAAAAGTAAAGGTTCGAGGAATTTAACATCCCCTGCCCATAAATTTAAGTCAAACAGCTTTTCTTTGGGGATCCATGCCATCACCCCTTCATCATTTTCAACAACCTCATCACTCGCTATGGTCCCTGTATACACAAACATATATAAAGGGGGATCTGTTCCATAAATAAAGGTCACTATCCCTGCAAAATGAGGAGCTAACAAATCCCAACCAGTTTCTTCCTTAACTTCTCGTTTCGCACACTCTAAGGGACTTTCTCCTTTTTCAAATTTGCCCCCAATGCCTACCCATTTCCCGCAATTTATATCTTTTTCTTTTTTTACGCGATGAAGCATCAACAAGCGATTATTCCGTTCAATATACACTAAACTTGTCAAAGTCATAAGAAAGTCCCTTTCTTAAGTATTCACGTCAAAGGTTTAAGCTTGCGGATAATTCTCTAAACTTGGCAAAACAGCTAAACCTAACGTGCCTATGCCACCGTGATTACCAACAACAGGCGTTAACCAATCGATTTCTAAGGAGATATCTGGCAATTGTTCATGAATAAGGCGCGCCATTTCTTCTGCCCCTTCTCTACTATCGACATGCACCAAAGCGCCTGAAACTCGGTGAGAATATTTTTTAGCTTCTTCAATGAAACGATCGGCTAACCATTTCAAAGCCCGCCGTTGGGTACGTACCTTAGCTACTAAATCTATCGATCCATCCTTACCAAATTCAATAATAGGAACAATTTTTAAAAGAGAAGCAATAATCCCCTTAGCGCGAGAAGCTCGTCCACCTTGAACTAAATGATTAATATCTCCTATAGATGCCCACATGGTGGTATGGTCATTTAACCATTTGAACCGTGGCAAAATTTCCTCTGTTGAAAGTCCTTCTTCCACCATTTTGATCGTTTCTTTCACTAAAAAACGAAGAGGTAACCCTACACGACCATTACTTAAAGTAACCGTCTTAATTTGGTCTTCATATTCTTTGGCAACAGATTGCCCGGTTTGATTGGTTCCACTTAAAGCATAAGATAAAGGGATAAAATAAACAAGATCATATCCCTTATTGATCAAAGACTGATACACTTCATGAAAAGCTTGAGGTTGGGGTTGAGAGGTCTTAGGAATTCTATCTGCTTTCTGAATCGCATGATAGACTTCTTCTATTTTTAGGCGATCAGGGACTTCTGTAAATGTTTCTCCCGATGAAAAATTAAGTTGTAAAGACACATAATAAACATGTGGATGATTTAATAAGTTTTCATCTAAAGTAGCGGTACTATCTGTTAAAAATGCAATCTTCATTATTTACCTCCATTATTTGCCCTAAAATGGACAATTCTCTATTTTAGGTAAGACACAAAAACCAAAACTTCCACTCCCTAAGTGAGTTCCAATAACAGGAGGGATGGTGGCATATCTTATCTCCAGCTCTTTGCCCCAATCTGTATTTTGAATCATTTCTTGTATCTGTTGACAAGAATCCTCTTCAGGAGTCCCTAACAAGCAAACTTGGTATCCCTTTTCATACATCTTACCTTCTTCATGAATAATCTCTACCATTCGGTGAATGACTTTCTTACAGGTTCGAATTTTTTCGCTCATCCCCAACTCTCCAGAACGTTGGACATAAATGAGAGGAAGGATTTTTAAAAGATTTCCTAAAACTACCATACTCTTGCTGGCACGTCCTCCCTTAACCAAATTATTCAAATCTCTCACTGTCACATAGATAACCATTTGCTCATCTAGCCATTTTAAACGGTCGACAGCCATATCTAAATCTAACTCAGCCACTAATTTTAAGCCATTCTCAACCAAATAAGCTAATGACAAGCCCGTTTGCCGCGTATCAATAAGTCGAATCTTTAACTTATCTTGATACTCCCCAGCAACTAATTGACAATTTTGAAAAGTTCCACTTAGAGCAGAAGACATAGTCATCACGAGGACCTGATCATAGCCTTTCTCCACTAAACTTTCCATCACATCATAGACTTCTCCAACACTCGGTTGGGAAGTTGTCGGCAGGGTTTCCATACTTTTCAATTCACTATAATAAGTTTTGAGAACAGTTTCATCAGTTGTTTCTTCTAAACTATGCCCATCCGGATAAATAACACGTAAATGAATCACATAAACATCCGGATGACTGGCTAAAGATTCAGGAAGAGACGATGTACTATCTGTAATAATTGCTGTTTTCATAATATTCTCCATTATTTGCTTTTCTTAAAAAGGCCGGAGTTTTGTCCCCCGACCTATCATTTCTCTCAGAATACTTAGGATTCGATTGATTTTTAAATAGGGAAGACTTACCGGACATCACCATTATAGATGCTTGGAATCACAACATAATCCACTGTCCGAATGGCCTCTAGGTCCTTGCCTCCTGCATAAGAAATCGAACTTTGTAAATCTTCTTGCATCTCTTTTAATGTATTGAAGAGACTACCGCGACTTTCAATTAAAATTTTCTTACCTTCTACATTTTTATATTCACCTTTTTGGAATTCTGAAGCCGAACCAAAATATTCTTTGTATTTTTGGCCATTTTGCATTACTTCTTCACCAGGAGATTCTTCGTGAGCAGCTAAAAGTGATCCAATCATCACCATACTTGCTCCAAAACGAATACTTTTAGCAATATCTCCATTGGTACGAATTCCGCCATCAGCAATAATCGGTTTACGTGCGGCCTTTGCACATAAACGAATAGCTGCTAATTGCCAGCCCGCTGTTCCAAATCCTGTTTTGATCTTAGTGATACATACTCTCCCAGGTCCAACACCTACTTTTGTAGCGTCTGCCCCAGCATTTTCCAAATCACGAACAGCTTCTGGGGTTGCAATATTCCCAGCAATAACGAAAGCATTGGGTAATTGTTGCTTAATATACTTAATCATTTTAATGACTGACTGTGCATGCCCGTGTGCAATATCAATAGTTATGTAGTCAACCAGCTCGCCTGAAGCCTTTACTTCATCAATAAAATCAAACTCCTCAGGCTTTACCCCTAGACTAATCGAAGCATAAAGGCCTTTTTCATTCATCTTCTTAATGAAGTCTAACCTTTTATGAGGTTCAAAACGATGCATAATATAAAAATATCCATTTTCTGCTAATTTTTCGGCTAATTCTTCATTTAGAACAGTCTGCATATTAGCTGGGACCACCGGGATTTTAAAAGTTCGTGGTCCAAATTGAATACTCGTATCACATTGTGAACGGCTTTGAACAATACACTTAGCGGGAATCAACTGAACTTGTTCATAATCAAATGTCTGCATATTTTATCTCTCCTAAAGCGTACACTCTTTTACTGTCTTCATCCTAAGACAATTTACATTGTATCATGCAAGCTTTAAAAATCAAGTCACCTTACTCTCGGCTCAACGAAAAGATTGTTCTCTACACCTCCACTCTGTTCTAAAAGAAAAGCCGTAAAAAGAATCTCTTCTACGACTTTTTTCGTTTAATTACTCTGATTCTGTTTGCTTTTCAACGCTTGATAAACATTATTAGGCACTAATCTTTCTATATTTCCACCTGCAGTAAACACAGCTTTCACCATACTCGAAGACAAGTAACGATATGTCGGATCCGGCAACAAGAAGACCGTCTCAATATTTGGAGCGAGTTCCTTATTAATAGCTTCTATTCCAGCTTCATATTCCAAATCTTGGGGATTACGGATTCCACGAAGAAGCACCTGACAGTCCAATTTCTTTGCCAGATCTACAGTTAACCCTTGGGGAGAAACTATCACTTCCACGCCTGAAATAGACGATAAAGCTTCTTTTACTAAACTCAACTTTTCTTCTAACGAAAAATAAGACTGTTTTTCTGAATTATGCGCAATCGCAACATAGACATGATCAAATACATTTGCTGCTCGCTTAATAAGATCCACATGTCCTAAAGTTATCGGATCAAAACTTCCAGCAAATAAGACTTTCCGTTCCATAACATCAGTCTCCTTTTTCTATTACTGAACAACTGCTTGCGGTTTAACAGAAAGCGGTACTACTGATTGAGGAGGCTGAACTTCAGAAGGCTCTTCAGGAGCAACAGCAGGTCTGCTTTCAACCGTAGATTGAGGGGCGCTCACTGAAGGAGCCGCTGCTGGTCTTGGTTCCTGTTGAGGACTTGCAATATTGGCTCTCTCTTCTGACGACACATCCGGTAAGCCATTATTTGCTTGTATTGCTCGACTAATTTGTTGAGAGGGTTCATGCGTTTTCTCATACATTAGCCCATCTTCTCCAAAGAACTTTCGAATCAACGCATCTAAATCTTTGCGTTGATAAACGCCAGGATCAATCAACATATCCCCCGAATCTAAGATGCCATTCTTATTCGTATCTTCCACAGGGAAATAATCCGGTATGACCCCAAATTCAATAGGATACACAATTGCTGACTGCGTAGGTTCTAAACCTAACAATTCACGAATTTGATTCGACATCTTAATGCGATCTGCTTCTTTTAACATGAGATACCATCCAAAAGGAAGCTTCAAGTCCACCCAATCTTCAAAAACCAAATGAACAGGTTTTTTGACAGCTTTTAAATAGTTCTTCTGTAGATCCATCATGTCTCTAGCTCTCAAATCAGTTTTTAGTGATTGACCCAATTTTTCTAAAATTTCCTCATAATTAAAGGCAGTAT includes the following:
- a CDS encoding GMP reductase, with translation MQTFDYEQVQLIPAKCIVQSRSQCDTSIQFGPRTFKIPVVPANMQTVLNEELAEKLAENGYFYIMHRFEPHKRLDFIKKMNEKGLYASISLGVKPEEFDFIDEVKASGELVDYITIDIAHGHAQSVIKMIKYIKQQLPNAFVIAGNIATPEAVRDLENAGADATKVGVGPGRVCITKIKTGFGTAGWQLAAIRLCAKAARKPIIADGGIRTNGDIAKSIRFGASMVMIGSLLAAHEESPGEEVMQNGQKYKEYFGSASEFQKGEYKNVEGKKILIESRGSLFNTLKEMQEDLQSSISYAGGKDLEAIRTVDYVVIPSIYNGDVR
- a CDS encoding DegV family protein, which codes for MKTAIITDSTSSLPESLASHPDVYVIHLRVIYPDGHSLEETTDETVLKTYYSELKSMETLPTTSQPSVGEVYDVMESLVEKGYDQVLVMTMSSALSGTFQNCQLVAGEYQDKLKIRLIDTRQTGLSLAYLVENGLKLVAELDLDMAVDRLKWLDEQMVIYVTVRDLNNLVKGGRASKSMVVLGNLLKILPLIYVQRSGELGMSEKIRTCKKVIHRMVEIIHEEGKMYEKGYQVCLLGTPEEDSCQQIQEMIQNTDWGKELEIRYATIPPVIGTHLGSGSFGFCVLPKIENCPF
- the coaD gene encoding pantetheine-phosphate adenylyltransferase — protein: MERKVLFAGSFDPITLGHVDLIKRAANVFDHVYVAIAHNSEKQSYFSLEEKLSLVKEALSSISGVEVIVSPQGLTVDLAKKLDCQVLLRGIRNPQDLEYEAGIEAINKELAPNIETVFLLPDPTYRYLSSSMVKAVFTAGGNIERLVPNNVYQALKSKQNQSN
- a CDS encoding NUDIX hydrolase, producing MTLTSLVYIERNNRLLMLHRVKKEKDINCGKWVGIGGKFEKGESPLECAKREVKEETGWDLLAPHFAGIVTFIYGTDPPLYMFVYTGTIASDEVVENDEGVMAWIPKEKLFDLNLWAGDVKFLEPLLLGQTPFDIKVVYDEKGRLIESQTWK
- a CDS encoding YveK family protein; amino-acid sequence: MNHSAKYSVKKIWRRTKQKWLPIYLGVLLGVLGMSVYSFLLAPEVYQSHTQIAIKRGNADQTGQDGGLDLIKTYGDLVHTPLVLDEIAKTYQLSGEELSKKIQLETDEQSTVVQLHVSDSNPQRAADLAQKVSDRFIAEVPKVIPVDQVTLLTPAKVNKRPVSPIHWINLLLGACVGGLVALIIQIVRIVKDDSIRHQEVVKWMGWSLMGVIPQMSSESINISRFNRQFPGKEDNRSLKKRV
- a CDS encoding DegV family protein; amino-acid sequence: MKIAFLTDSTATLDENLLNHPHVYYVSLQLNFSSGETFTEVPDRLKIEEVYHAIQKADRIPKTSQPQPQAFHEVYQSLINKGYDLVYFIPLSYALSGTNQTGQSVAKEYEDQIKTVTLSNGRVGLPLRFLVKETIKMVEEGLSTEEILPRFKWLNDHTTMWASIGDINHLVQGGRASRAKGIIASLLKIVPIIEFGKDGSIDLVAKVRTQRRALKWLADRFIEEAKKYSHRVSGALVHVDSREGAEEMARLIHEQLPDISLEIDWLTPVVGNHGGIGTLGLAVLPSLENYPQA
- a CDS encoding CpsB/CapC family capsule biosynthesis tyrosine phosphatase, translated to MLVDVACCSLQEDSQEAFEKSLDLVNQAWKSGVTHLLMTKRYEGELSQTEKAMQRISRFQEQLDRRGISVVVFPGQILKIEEPFEGELDFENLLYMDLNNRYLLVELSEDVTAEGLQPFLFACLNQEILPVLVGVEKNKALMGNSEWLYNLVDQGCCFQISANAYLGEVGKDPEKNTRWLLNHGLVTSMGSFAECARDYRLKQAYRLIAKEYGNDFSFNLQENAKALVNGETVLQLPHFLENKAVHFFEKWFRL